One Camelina sativa cultivar DH55 chromosome 3, Cs, whole genome shotgun sequence genomic window carries:
- the LOC109130779 gene encoding uncharacterized protein LOC109130779: MPKTSRSPVRRQNLPKSGDISSLSNSYLALSQDDPDEEGEEEVPQLTKKTMGDAKVDLEDSSTVGGESVVDGKGTMGNTSKLSKPLVDPPLRPVFPRDSKTTHKVILNSSARNQKTRVQERKVSRLGRKMFKNWSILTNYKFNSRGRIWVMWRSDVLVTPFYKSEQLITCSVLWGELRDHVDSPLIRNKPWLLMGDFNETLDILEHSQMVDHPMVTSGMRDFQGLVNYGYISDIAAHGPLYTWCNKRQTSLISKKLDRAMVNDVWRQSFSNSYCTFESGGCSDHLRCRVQLNVEVLVSACSHKPFKFVNVITKLEEFQPLHEEFWRDTSPLHMSTSTMFRFSKKLKALKPLLRRLAKDRMGNLVKQTKIGDKNNKTFHRAATLREANNSIREIKLPDGSVTKKTKEIKAEAKRFFRKFLQFLPSDYEEVTLSFLEGLLSYRCSTADKTLLSRSVTADEVKSALFAMPSDQSLGPDGFTCEFYKSAWSILGSEFVLYVQSFFEKVFLPKGVNSTILALIPKKLEAIEMKDYRLISCCNVLYKVISKILANRLKCVLPKFIAANQSAFVQDRLLIENVLLATELVKDYHKDSLSSCCAIKIDISKAFDLVQWSFLRHVLTVMDFPQEFVHWIMLCVTIASFSVQVNGDLVCYFQSSRGLRQGCSLSPYLFVISMDVL, encoded by the exons atgcCTAAAACAAGTCGCAGTCCGGTGAGGagacaaaatctccccaagtcTGGTGATATATCCAGCTTATCAAACTCTTATTTGGCTCTTAGTCAGGACGATCCGGATGAGGAAGGTGAGGAGGAGGTCCCTCAGCTGACTAAGAAAACAATGGGGGATGCGAAGGTTGATTTGGAGGACTCCTCCACTGTGGGAGGTGAATCTGTTGTGGATGGGAAGGGGACTATGGGGAATACCTCTAAGCTCTCTAAACCATTGGTGGATCCTCCTCTACGTCCGGTTTTTCCGAGAGACTCAAAGACAACACACAAAGTAATTCTCAACTCTTCTGCTCGAAATCAGA AAACCAGAGTGCAAGAGAGAAAGGTTTCTAGGTTGGGAAGGAAGATGTTTAAGAATTGGTCAATACTTACGAATTACAAGTTTAATTCGCGTGGTCGTATTTGGGTGATGTGGAGGAGTGATGTCTTGGTGACTCCATTCTATAAGAGTGAGCAGCTTATCACTTGCTCG GTGTTATGGGGTGAGCTTCGTGATCATGTTGACTCTCCTCTTATTCGTAATAAGCCGTGGTTACTAATGGGTGATTTTAATGAGACACTTGATATCTTGGAGCATTCACAAATGGTAGATCATCCCATGGTTACTTCAGGGATGCGAGACTTTCAGGGACTGGTAAACTATGGTTATATCTCTGATATAGCAGCGCATGGTCCACTGTATACTTGGTGCAATAAACGTCAAACAAGTCTCATCTCAAAGAAGCTGGACAGAGCTATGGTAAATGATGTGTGGAGGCAATCTTTCTCTAACTCCTACTGTACTTTCGAGTCAGGCGGATGTTCTGATCACCTCCGTTGTCGGGTCCAACTAAACGTTGAGGTGTTGGTTTCTGCTTGCAGTCATAAGCCCTTCAAATTCGTTAATGTGATAACAAAGTTAGAAGAGTTTCAACCTCTCCATGAAGAGTTTTGGAGAGACACTTCTCCGCTCCATATGTCCACTTCTACAATGTTTCGTTTCTCCAAGAAGTTGAAGGCGTTGAAACCACTTCTGCGAAGGTTGGCTAAAGACAGAATGGGAAATCTGGTCAAGCAGACGAAG ATAGgtgataagaataataaaactTTTCACAGGGCTGCTACATTACGGGAGGCGAACAATTCGATTCGAGAGATCAAACTACCTGATGGGTCTGTGACtaagaaaacaaaggagattAAAGCTGAGGCAAAGCGTTTTTTTCGGAAATTCTTACAGTTCCTCCCATCTGATTATGAGGAGGTTACCCTGAGTTTTCTAGAAGGGTTGTTATCGTACCGTTGTTCCACTGCGGATAAAACCTTGCTCTCTCGGTCTGTCACTGCCGACGAGGTCAAGAGTGCCCTGTTTGCTATGCCAAGTGACCAGTCTCTGGGTCCTGATGGTTTTACTTGTGAGTTTTATAAGTCTGCATGGAGCATTTTAGGGAGTGAATTTGTGTTATATGTGCAATCCTTctttgaaaaagtttttttgcCAAAGGGAGTCAACTCAACAATCCTCGCTCTAATACCAAAGAAGCTGGAGGCCATTGAAATGAAGGATTATCGTCTAATCTCTTGCTGCAATGTTTTGTATAAGGTTATCTCCAAAATCTTAGCAAACAGGCTGAAATGCGTGTTGCCAAAATTCATTGCCGCCAACCAATCTGCTTTTGTTCAAGATCGTTTGCTTATCGAGAATGTTCTCCTAGCTACTGAGCTTGTGAAGGATTATCACAAAGACTCTCTTTCCAGCTGTTGTGCCATTAAAATCGAcatctccaaagcatttgatttGGTCCAATGGTCCTTTCTACGTCATGTTCTCACGGTTATGGACTTCCCTCAGGAGTTTGTTCACTGGATCATGCTCTGTGTTACGATTGCTTCATTTTCTGTGCAAGTTAATGGTGACTTGGTTTGTTACTTTCAGAGCTCTCGTGGGTTGCGGCAGGGATGCTCTCTATCTCCTTATCTTTTTGTCATCTCCATGGATGTCCTCTAA
- the LOC104777903 gene encoding methylthioribose kinase-like, protein MSFAEFTPLNEKSLVEYIKATPALSSKIGGAADDDLVIKEVGDGNLNFVFIVVGSSGSLVIKQALPYIRCIGESWPMTKERAYFEATTLRKHGSLSPDHVPEVYHFDRTMALIGMRYLEPPHIILRKGLIAGVEYPFLADHMSDYMAKSLFFTSLLYHDTTEHRRAVTEFYGNVELCRLTEQVVFSDPYRVSTFNRWTSPYLDDVAKAVREDSALKLEVAELKSMFCERAQALIHGDLHTGSVMVTQDSTQVIDPEFSFYGPMGFDIGAYLGNLILAFFAQDGHAAQGNDRKEYKNWILRTIEQTWDLFHKRFIALWDQNKDGPGEAYLADIYNDAEVLQLVQENYMKNLLHDSLGFGAAKMIRRIVGVAHVEDFESIEEDKQRAVCERSALEFGKMLLKERRKFKCIGEVVSAIQQQI, encoded by the exons ATGTCTTTTGCAGAGTTTACGCCATTGAACGAGAAGTCTCTCGTAGAGTACATAAAAGCAACTCCTGCTCTCTCCTCCAAGATTGGTGGAGCTGCCGATGATGATTTGGTTATCAAAGAAGTTGGAGATGGCAATCTCAATTTCGTTTTCATCGTTGTCGGATCCTCTGGCTCTCTTGTCATCAAACAG GCACTTCCATATATTCGCTGTATCGGTGAGTCTTGGCCAATGACGAAAGAAAGAGCTTATTTTGAAGCAACAACTTTGAGAAAGCATGGATCTTTATCACCGGATCATGTTCCTGAAGTCTACCATTTTGACAGAACAATGGCTTTGATCGGAATGAGATACCTCGAGCCTCCTCATATCATTCTCCGCAAAGGACTCATTGCTGGAGTTGAGTATCCGTTCCTTGCTGACCACATGTCTGATTACATGgccaaatctctcttcttcacttcGCTCCTCTATCACGATACCACAGAGCACCGAAGAGCAG TCACTGAATTTTACGGTAATGTGGAGTTATGCCGATTAACGGAGCAAGTTGTGTTTTCGGACCCATATAGAGTTTCCACTTTTAATCGTTGGACTTCACCTTATCTGGATGATGTTGCCAAGGCTGTGCGTGAAGACAGTGCTCTGAAGCTCGAAGTTGCAGAGCTAAAATCcat GTTCTGTGAAAGAGCTCAAGCTTTAATACATGGTGATCTTCACACTGGTTCTGTCATGGTTACTCAAGATTCGACACAAGTTATAGATCCAGAGTTTTCATTTTATGGACCGATGGGTTTCGACATTGGAGCTTATCTTGGTAACTTGATACTAGCTTTCTTTGCACAAGATGGACATGCCGCTCAAGGAAATGATCGAAAA GAATACAAGAATTGGATCCTGAGAACCATTGAGCAAACTTGGGATCTGTTTCACAAAAGGTTTATTGCGCTATGGGATCAAAACAAAGATGGACCTGGTGAAGCGTACCTTGCAGATATCTATAACGATGCCGAGGTTTTGCAGCTTGTTCAAGAAAACTACATGAAGAATTTGTTGCATGACTCGCTCGGATTCGGAGCTGCAAAGATGATTAG GAGAATCGTGGGTGTGGCACATGTTGAGGACTTTGAATCGATTGAAGAAGATAAGCAAAGAGCGGTTTGCGAGAGAAGTGCACTCGAGTTTGGGAAGATGCTTCTCAAGGAAAGGAGAAAGTTTAAGTGTATCGGTGAAGTTGTTTcagcaattcaacaacaaatctaa
- the LOC104777904 gene encoding major pollen allergen Ole e 10-like, translating to MKMSSPLTILFIFLSLIMINHLYVVSSTQWCIATLTATNAQLQDNINFACSQGVDCGPIQPGGSCFVPDTLVSHASFVMNAYYQSHGRIMKACSFKNTGTIAATDPSYGSCVYGS from the coding sequence ATGAAAATGTCATCGCCTTTGACAatccttttcatttttctatctTTGATCATGATCAACCATCTCTATGTGGTAAGTTCCACACAATGGTGTATAGCAACTCTGACCGCGACGAATGCGCAGCTAcaagataatattaattttgcaTGTAGTCAAGGAGTTGATTGTGGGCCAATCCAACCAGGGGGATCCTGTTTCGTCCCCGATACTCTTGTAAGTCATGCATCGTTTGTGATGAATGCTTATTACCAGAGCCACGGTCGAATCATGAAGGCgtgtagttttaaaaatacagGCACAATTGCTGCGACAGATCCTAGTTATGGAAGTTGTGTGTATGgatcttaa